In one Accipiter gentilis chromosome 4, bAccGen1.1, whole genome shotgun sequence genomic region, the following are encoded:
- the KIF5B gene encoding kinesin-1 heavy chain isoform X2 — translation MADPAECNIKVMCRFRPLNESEVTRGDKYIAKFQGEDTVVIASKPYIFDRVFQSNTSQEQVYNDCAKKIVKDVLEGYNGTIFAYGQTSSGKTHTMEGKLHDPDGMGIIPRIVQDIFNYIYSMDENLEFHIKVSYFEIYLDKIRDLLDVSKTNLSVHEDKNRVPYVKGCTERFVCSPEEVMDTIDEGKSNRHVAVTNMNEHSSRSHSIFLINVKQENTQTEQKLSGKLYLVDLAGSEKVSKTGAEGAVLDEAKNINKSLSALGNVISALAESSTYVPYRDSKMTRILQDSLGGNCRTTIVICCSPSSYNESETKSTLLFGQRAKTIKNTVCVNVELTAEQWKKKYEKEKEKNKTLRNTIQWLENELNRWRNGETVPVDEQFDKEKANLEAFAVDKDITVINDKPATTIGVTGNFTDAERRKCEEEIAKLYKQLDDKDEEINQQSQLVEKLKTQMLDQEELLASTRRDQDNLQAELNRLQAENDASKEEVKEVLQALEELAVNYDQKSQEVEDKAKEYELLSDELNQKSVTLASIDAELQKLKEMTNHQKKRATEMMASLLKDLAEIGIAVGNNDVKPEGTGMIDEEFTVARLYISKMKSEVKTMVKRCKQLEGTQAESNKKMEENEKELAACQLRISQHEAKIKSLTEYLQNVEQKKRQLEESVDSLNEELVQLRAQEKVHEMEKEHLNKVQTANEVKQAVEQQIQSHRETHQKQISSLRDEVDAKEKLITELQDQNQKMMLEQERLRVEHEKLKATDQEKSRKLHELTVMQDRREQARQDLKGLEETVAKELQTLHNLRKLFVQDLATRVKKSAEIDSDDTGGSAAQKQKISFLENNLEQLTKVHKQLVRDNADLRCELPKLEKRLRATAERVKALESALKEAKENASRDRKRYQQEVDRIKEAVRSKNMARRGHSAQIAKPIRPGQHPAASPTHPSAIRGGGAFTQNSQPVALRGGGGRQDKVC, via the exons ATGTGCTTGAAGGATACAATGGTACAATATTTGCTTATGGGCAAACATCGTCTGGAAAGACACACACTATGGAA ggGAAGCTTCATGACCCAGATGGAATGGGTATTATTCCAAGAATAGTGcaagatatttttaattatatttactcTATGGATGAGAATCTTGAGTTTCATATAAAg GTGTCATATTTTGAAATATACTTGGATAAAATAAGGGACCTTTTGGATG tttcaaAGACCAATCTTTCTGTTCATGAGGACAAAAATAGAGTTCCCTATGTAAAG ggtTGCACAGAGCGTTTTGTATGTAGTCCAGAAGAAGTTATGGATACTATAGATGAAGGAAAATCAAACCGACATGTAGCAGTTACAA ATATGAATGAACACAGCTCCCGAAGTCAtagtatttttcttattaatgtAAAACAAGAGAATACTCAAACAGAACAGAAACTAAGTGGAAAACTTTACCTTGTGGACTTGGCAGGTAGTGAAAAG GTTAGTAAAACTGGAGCAGAAGGTGCTGTGCTGGATGAGGCCAAGAACATCAACAAGTCTTTGTCTGCTCTTGGAAATGTCATCTCTGCTTTGGCGGAAAGCAGT ACTTATGTTCCATATCGTGATAGCAAAATGACCAGAATCCTTCAAGATTCACTAGGGGGTAATTGCAGAACCACTATTGTTATTTGCTGTTCTCCATCTTCATACAATGAATCTGAAACTAAATCTACTCTTCTGTTTGGCCAAAG agCAAAGACCATTAAGAACACAGTCTGCGTTAATGTGGAGCTCACTGCagaacagtggaagaaaaagtatgagaaggaaaaagagaaaaacaagactcTGCGTAATACCATACAGTGGCTAGAAAATGAACTCAACAGATGGCGGAATG GGGAGACTGTACCAGTTGATGAACAATTTGACAAGGAGAAGGCCAACTTAGAAGCTTTTGCAGTGGACAAGGATATTACTGTTATTAATGATAAACCAGCTACCACAATTGGAGTAACAGGCAATTTCACTGATGCCGAGAGAAGAAAATGTGAGGAAGAAATTGCCAAACTATACAAACAACTGGATGACAAG GATGAAGAAATTAATCAGCAGAGTCAACTagtagaaaaactgaaaacacaaatgtTGGATCAGGAAGAG CTTCTAGCATCGACCAGACGGGACCAAGACAACCTGCAAGCAGAGTTGAATCGCCTTCAGGCTGAAAATGATGCCTCTAAAGAGGAGGTGAAAGAGGTGTTACAAGCCCTTGAAGAATTAGCTGTCAATTATGATCAGAAGTCTCAGGAAGTAGAAGATAAGGCAAAGGAATATGAACTTCTTAGTGATGAACTCAATCAAAAATCG GTCACTCTAGCCAGTATAGATGCAGAGCTTCAGAAACTTAAAGAAATGACCAACCATCAGAAGAAACGAGCAACAGAAATGATGGCCTCCTTACTAAAAGATCTTGCAGAGATAGGAATTGCAGTTGGAAATAATGATGTCAAG CCTGAGGGAACTGGCATGATAGATGAAGAATTCACAGTTGCGAGACTGTACATTAGTAAAATGAAATCAGAAGTAAAAACAATGGTAAAACGTTGCAAACAGTTAGAAGGCACACAAGCTGAAAGCaataagaaaatggaagaaaatgaaaaggagttGGCTGCCTGCCAGCTCCGTATCTCACAG CATGAAGCCAAGATCAAGTCATTGACTGAATACCTTCAGAATGTGGAACAGAAAAAGAGACAACTGGAAGAGTCTGTGGATTCCCTTAATGAAGAATTAGTTCAACTCCGAGCACAGG AAAAAGTCCATGAGATGGAGAAAGAGCACTTAAATAAGGTTCAAACTGCAAATGAAGTCAAG CAAGCTGTGGAACAGCAAATTCAGAGCCATCGTGAGACGCATCAGAAACAAATCAGTAGCCTAAGAGATGAAGTTGATGCAAAGGAGAAACTTATTACTGAACTTCAAGA ccaaaaccagaagatgATGCTTGAACAGGAACGTCTTAGAGTTGAGCATGAGAAGTTGAAAGCGACTGATcaggaaaaaagtagaaaactgCATGAACTTAC GGTTATGCAGGACAGACGGGAACAAGCAAGGCAAGATTTAAAGGGTTTGGAAGAGACTGTG GCAAAAGAACTTCAGACTCTTCACAATCTTCGGAAGCTGTTTGTTCAAGATCTGGCTACTAGAGTGAAAAAG AGTGCCGAGATTGACTCAGATGATACAGGAGGCAGTGCTGCACAAAAACAGAAGATTTCCTTCCTTGAGAATAATCTTGAACAGCTTACAAAAGTTCACAAGCAG CTGGTACGTGATAATGCAGATCTTCGCTGTGAGCTTCCTAAACTCGAGAAGCGACTTAGAGCTACAGCTGAAAGAGTTAAAGCTTTGGAGTCTGCACTGAAGGAAGCCAAAGAGAATGCTTCTCGTGATCGCAAACGGTATCAGCAAGAAGTAGATCGTATAAAGGAAGCTGTAAGATCCAAGAATATGGCCAGAAGAGGACATTCTGCACAAATTG cTAAGCCTATCCGTCCTGGCCAAcatccagcagcttctcccactCATCCAAGTGCAATTCGTGGTGGAGGTGCGTTCACTCAAAACAGCCAGCCAGTTGCGCTGCGTGGAGGTGGAGGACGGCAAGACAAAGT tTGCTGA
- the KIF5B gene encoding kinesin-1 heavy chain isoform X1, producing MADPAECNIKVMCRFRPLNESEVTRGDKYIAKFQGEDTVVIASKPYIFDRVFQSNTSQEQVYNDCAKKIVKDVLEGYNGTIFAYGQTSSGKTHTMEGKLHDPDGMGIIPRIVQDIFNYIYSMDENLEFHIKVSYFEIYLDKIRDLLDVSKTNLSVHEDKNRVPYVKGCTERFVCSPEEVMDTIDEGKSNRHVAVTNMNEHSSRSHSIFLINVKQENTQTEQKLSGKLYLVDLAGSEKVSKTGAEGAVLDEAKNINKSLSALGNVISALAESSTYVPYRDSKMTRILQDSLGGNCRTTIVICCSPSSYNESETKSTLLFGQRAKTIKNTVCVNVELTAEQWKKKYEKEKEKNKTLRNTIQWLENELNRWRNGETVPVDEQFDKEKANLEAFAVDKDITVINDKPATTIGVTGNFTDAERRKCEEEIAKLYKQLDDKDEEINQQSQLVEKLKTQMLDQEELLASTRRDQDNLQAELNRLQAENDASKEEVKEVLQALEELAVNYDQKSQEVEDKAKEYELLSDELNQKSVTLASIDAELQKLKEMTNHQKKRATEMMASLLKDLAEIGIAVGNNDVKQPEGTGMIDEEFTVARLYISKMKSEVKTMVKRCKQLEGTQAESNKKMEENEKELAACQLRISQHEAKIKSLTEYLQNVEQKKRQLEESVDSLNEELVQLRAQEKVHEMEKEHLNKVQTANEVKQAVEQQIQSHRETHQKQISSLRDEVDAKEKLITELQDQNQKMMLEQERLRVEHEKLKATDQEKSRKLHELTVMQDRREQARQDLKGLEETVAKELQTLHNLRKLFVQDLATRVKKSAEIDSDDTGGSAAQKQKISFLENNLEQLTKVHKQLVRDNADLRCELPKLEKRLRATAERVKALESALKEAKENASRDRKRYQQEVDRIKEAVRSKNMARRGHSAQIAKPIRPGQHPAASPTHPSAIRGGGAFTQNSQPVALRGGGGRQDKVC from the exons ATGTGCTTGAAGGATACAATGGTACAATATTTGCTTATGGGCAAACATCGTCTGGAAAGACACACACTATGGAA ggGAAGCTTCATGACCCAGATGGAATGGGTATTATTCCAAGAATAGTGcaagatatttttaattatatttactcTATGGATGAGAATCTTGAGTTTCATATAAAg GTGTCATATTTTGAAATATACTTGGATAAAATAAGGGACCTTTTGGATG tttcaaAGACCAATCTTTCTGTTCATGAGGACAAAAATAGAGTTCCCTATGTAAAG ggtTGCACAGAGCGTTTTGTATGTAGTCCAGAAGAAGTTATGGATACTATAGATGAAGGAAAATCAAACCGACATGTAGCAGTTACAA ATATGAATGAACACAGCTCCCGAAGTCAtagtatttttcttattaatgtAAAACAAGAGAATACTCAAACAGAACAGAAACTAAGTGGAAAACTTTACCTTGTGGACTTGGCAGGTAGTGAAAAG GTTAGTAAAACTGGAGCAGAAGGTGCTGTGCTGGATGAGGCCAAGAACATCAACAAGTCTTTGTCTGCTCTTGGAAATGTCATCTCTGCTTTGGCGGAAAGCAGT ACTTATGTTCCATATCGTGATAGCAAAATGACCAGAATCCTTCAAGATTCACTAGGGGGTAATTGCAGAACCACTATTGTTATTTGCTGTTCTCCATCTTCATACAATGAATCTGAAACTAAATCTACTCTTCTGTTTGGCCAAAG agCAAAGACCATTAAGAACACAGTCTGCGTTAATGTGGAGCTCACTGCagaacagtggaagaaaaagtatgagaaggaaaaagagaaaaacaagactcTGCGTAATACCATACAGTGGCTAGAAAATGAACTCAACAGATGGCGGAATG GGGAGACTGTACCAGTTGATGAACAATTTGACAAGGAGAAGGCCAACTTAGAAGCTTTTGCAGTGGACAAGGATATTACTGTTATTAATGATAAACCAGCTACCACAATTGGAGTAACAGGCAATTTCACTGATGCCGAGAGAAGAAAATGTGAGGAAGAAATTGCCAAACTATACAAACAACTGGATGACAAG GATGAAGAAATTAATCAGCAGAGTCAACTagtagaaaaactgaaaacacaaatgtTGGATCAGGAAGAG CTTCTAGCATCGACCAGACGGGACCAAGACAACCTGCAAGCAGAGTTGAATCGCCTTCAGGCTGAAAATGATGCCTCTAAAGAGGAGGTGAAAGAGGTGTTACAAGCCCTTGAAGAATTAGCTGTCAATTATGATCAGAAGTCTCAGGAAGTAGAAGATAAGGCAAAGGAATATGAACTTCTTAGTGATGAACTCAATCAAAAATCG GTCACTCTAGCCAGTATAGATGCAGAGCTTCAGAAACTTAAAGAAATGACCAACCATCAGAAGAAACGAGCAACAGAAATGATGGCCTCCTTACTAAAAGATCTTGCAGAGATAGGAATTGCAGTTGGAAATAATGATGTCAAG CAGCCTGAGGGAACTGGCATGATAGATGAAGAATTCACAGTTGCGAGACTGTACATTAGTAAAATGAAATCAGAAGTAAAAACAATGGTAAAACGTTGCAAACAGTTAGAAGGCACACAAGCTGAAAGCaataagaaaatggaagaaaatgaaaaggagttGGCTGCCTGCCAGCTCCGTATCTCACAG CATGAAGCCAAGATCAAGTCATTGACTGAATACCTTCAGAATGTGGAACAGAAAAAGAGACAACTGGAAGAGTCTGTGGATTCCCTTAATGAAGAATTAGTTCAACTCCGAGCACAGG AAAAAGTCCATGAGATGGAGAAAGAGCACTTAAATAAGGTTCAAACTGCAAATGAAGTCAAG CAAGCTGTGGAACAGCAAATTCAGAGCCATCGTGAGACGCATCAGAAACAAATCAGTAGCCTAAGAGATGAAGTTGATGCAAAGGAGAAACTTATTACTGAACTTCAAGA ccaaaaccagaagatgATGCTTGAACAGGAACGTCTTAGAGTTGAGCATGAGAAGTTGAAAGCGACTGATcaggaaaaaagtagaaaactgCATGAACTTAC GGTTATGCAGGACAGACGGGAACAAGCAAGGCAAGATTTAAAGGGTTTGGAAGAGACTGTG GCAAAAGAACTTCAGACTCTTCACAATCTTCGGAAGCTGTTTGTTCAAGATCTGGCTACTAGAGTGAAAAAG AGTGCCGAGATTGACTCAGATGATACAGGAGGCAGTGCTGCACAAAAACAGAAGATTTCCTTCCTTGAGAATAATCTTGAACAGCTTACAAAAGTTCACAAGCAG CTGGTACGTGATAATGCAGATCTTCGCTGTGAGCTTCCTAAACTCGAGAAGCGACTTAGAGCTACAGCTGAAAGAGTTAAAGCTTTGGAGTCTGCACTGAAGGAAGCCAAAGAGAATGCTTCTCGTGATCGCAAACGGTATCAGCAAGAAGTAGATCGTATAAAGGAAGCTGTAAGATCCAAGAATATGGCCAGAAGAGGACATTCTGCACAAATTG cTAAGCCTATCCGTCCTGGCCAAcatccagcagcttctcccactCATCCAAGTGCAATTCGTGGTGGAGGTGCGTTCACTCAAAACAGCCAGCCAGTTGCGCTGCGTGGAGGTGGAGGACGGCAAGACAAAGT tTGCTGA
- the KIF5B gene encoding kinesin-1 heavy chain isoform X3 yields the protein MEGKLHDPDGMGIIPRIVQDIFNYIYSMDENLEFHIKVSYFEIYLDKIRDLLDVSKTNLSVHEDKNRVPYVKGCTERFVCSPEEVMDTIDEGKSNRHVAVTNMNEHSSRSHSIFLINVKQENTQTEQKLSGKLYLVDLAGSEKVSKTGAEGAVLDEAKNINKSLSALGNVISALAESSTYVPYRDSKMTRILQDSLGGNCRTTIVICCSPSSYNESETKSTLLFGQRAKTIKNTVCVNVELTAEQWKKKYEKEKEKNKTLRNTIQWLENELNRWRNGETVPVDEQFDKEKANLEAFAVDKDITVINDKPATTIGVTGNFTDAERRKCEEEIAKLYKQLDDKDEEINQQSQLVEKLKTQMLDQEELLASTRRDQDNLQAELNRLQAENDASKEEVKEVLQALEELAVNYDQKSQEVEDKAKEYELLSDELNQKSVTLASIDAELQKLKEMTNHQKKRATEMMASLLKDLAEIGIAVGNNDVKQPEGTGMIDEEFTVARLYISKMKSEVKTMVKRCKQLEGTQAESNKKMEENEKELAACQLRISQHEAKIKSLTEYLQNVEQKKRQLEESVDSLNEELVQLRAQEKVHEMEKEHLNKVQTANEVKQAVEQQIQSHRETHQKQISSLRDEVDAKEKLITELQDQNQKMMLEQERLRVEHEKLKATDQEKSRKLHELTVMQDRREQARQDLKGLEETVAKELQTLHNLRKLFVQDLATRVKKSAEIDSDDTGGSAAQKQKISFLENNLEQLTKVHKQLVRDNADLRCELPKLEKRLRATAERVKALESALKEAKENASRDRKRYQQEVDRIKEAVRSKNMARRGHSAQIAKPIRPGQHPAASPTHPSAIRGGGAFTQNSQPVALRGGGGRQDKVC from the exons ATGGAA ggGAAGCTTCATGACCCAGATGGAATGGGTATTATTCCAAGAATAGTGcaagatatttttaattatatttactcTATGGATGAGAATCTTGAGTTTCATATAAAg GTGTCATATTTTGAAATATACTTGGATAAAATAAGGGACCTTTTGGATG tttcaaAGACCAATCTTTCTGTTCATGAGGACAAAAATAGAGTTCCCTATGTAAAG ggtTGCACAGAGCGTTTTGTATGTAGTCCAGAAGAAGTTATGGATACTATAGATGAAGGAAAATCAAACCGACATGTAGCAGTTACAA ATATGAATGAACACAGCTCCCGAAGTCAtagtatttttcttattaatgtAAAACAAGAGAATACTCAAACAGAACAGAAACTAAGTGGAAAACTTTACCTTGTGGACTTGGCAGGTAGTGAAAAG GTTAGTAAAACTGGAGCAGAAGGTGCTGTGCTGGATGAGGCCAAGAACATCAACAAGTCTTTGTCTGCTCTTGGAAATGTCATCTCTGCTTTGGCGGAAAGCAGT ACTTATGTTCCATATCGTGATAGCAAAATGACCAGAATCCTTCAAGATTCACTAGGGGGTAATTGCAGAACCACTATTGTTATTTGCTGTTCTCCATCTTCATACAATGAATCTGAAACTAAATCTACTCTTCTGTTTGGCCAAAG agCAAAGACCATTAAGAACACAGTCTGCGTTAATGTGGAGCTCACTGCagaacagtggaagaaaaagtatgagaaggaaaaagagaaaaacaagactcTGCGTAATACCATACAGTGGCTAGAAAATGAACTCAACAGATGGCGGAATG GGGAGACTGTACCAGTTGATGAACAATTTGACAAGGAGAAGGCCAACTTAGAAGCTTTTGCAGTGGACAAGGATATTACTGTTATTAATGATAAACCAGCTACCACAATTGGAGTAACAGGCAATTTCACTGATGCCGAGAGAAGAAAATGTGAGGAAGAAATTGCCAAACTATACAAACAACTGGATGACAAG GATGAAGAAATTAATCAGCAGAGTCAACTagtagaaaaactgaaaacacaaatgtTGGATCAGGAAGAG CTTCTAGCATCGACCAGACGGGACCAAGACAACCTGCAAGCAGAGTTGAATCGCCTTCAGGCTGAAAATGATGCCTCTAAAGAGGAGGTGAAAGAGGTGTTACAAGCCCTTGAAGAATTAGCTGTCAATTATGATCAGAAGTCTCAGGAAGTAGAAGATAAGGCAAAGGAATATGAACTTCTTAGTGATGAACTCAATCAAAAATCG GTCACTCTAGCCAGTATAGATGCAGAGCTTCAGAAACTTAAAGAAATGACCAACCATCAGAAGAAACGAGCAACAGAAATGATGGCCTCCTTACTAAAAGATCTTGCAGAGATAGGAATTGCAGTTGGAAATAATGATGTCAAG CAGCCTGAGGGAACTGGCATGATAGATGAAGAATTCACAGTTGCGAGACTGTACATTAGTAAAATGAAATCAGAAGTAAAAACAATGGTAAAACGTTGCAAACAGTTAGAAGGCACACAAGCTGAAAGCaataagaaaatggaagaaaatgaaaaggagttGGCTGCCTGCCAGCTCCGTATCTCACAG CATGAAGCCAAGATCAAGTCATTGACTGAATACCTTCAGAATGTGGAACAGAAAAAGAGACAACTGGAAGAGTCTGTGGATTCCCTTAATGAAGAATTAGTTCAACTCCGAGCACAGG AAAAAGTCCATGAGATGGAGAAAGAGCACTTAAATAAGGTTCAAACTGCAAATGAAGTCAAG CAAGCTGTGGAACAGCAAATTCAGAGCCATCGTGAGACGCATCAGAAACAAATCAGTAGCCTAAGAGATGAAGTTGATGCAAAGGAGAAACTTATTACTGAACTTCAAGA ccaaaaccagaagatgATGCTTGAACAGGAACGTCTTAGAGTTGAGCATGAGAAGTTGAAAGCGACTGATcaggaaaaaagtagaaaactgCATGAACTTAC GGTTATGCAGGACAGACGGGAACAAGCAAGGCAAGATTTAAAGGGTTTGGAAGAGACTGTG GCAAAAGAACTTCAGACTCTTCACAATCTTCGGAAGCTGTTTGTTCAAGATCTGGCTACTAGAGTGAAAAAG AGTGCCGAGATTGACTCAGATGATACAGGAGGCAGTGCTGCACAAAAACAGAAGATTTCCTTCCTTGAGAATAATCTTGAACAGCTTACAAAAGTTCACAAGCAG CTGGTACGTGATAATGCAGATCTTCGCTGTGAGCTTCCTAAACTCGAGAAGCGACTTAGAGCTACAGCTGAAAGAGTTAAAGCTTTGGAGTCTGCACTGAAGGAAGCCAAAGAGAATGCTTCTCGTGATCGCAAACGGTATCAGCAAGAAGTAGATCGTATAAAGGAAGCTGTAAGATCCAAGAATATGGCCAGAAGAGGACATTCTGCACAAATTG cTAAGCCTATCCGTCCTGGCCAAcatccagcagcttctcccactCATCCAAGTGCAATTCGTGGTGGAGGTGCGTTCACTCAAAACAGCCAGCCAGTTGCGCTGCGTGGAGGTGGAGGACGGCAAGACAAAGT tTGCTGA